The Felis catus isolate Fca126 unplaced genomic scaffold, F.catus_Fca126_mat1.0 Un_scaffold_74, whole genome shotgun sequence genome has a window encoding:
- the LOC123383724 gene encoding proline-rich extensin-like protein EPR1 yields the protein MNTVPTALQPPVKPVPALRHSPLNLWSAALQPPVKPLPTALRPQVKPVPTGLKPPVIPVIRALESAGNPPAVNPGPLGLYPPVKPVSLTLHPAVNPVPTALFHPGEKVPATLQPAVNPVPAALQPPLMPVHAVLHSAVNLGSAALEPRVKPVPAALQPPVKHVPTALQPPVIKVIRALQSALNPVPTALHPAVNPILTALQVPGIPVHMALQPPVNKVEASVLGTARSNEARARGTLPSSEPRIPANAGSSEACARDTAPSCEPSVCATAPSSEPSDRCSGASSEASACGTAGTTETNCYEPSACSSAISIEASACCTALSSEHRVAALQPPVKPVPAALQPPVKHVPTALQPPVVKVIHALQSAVNPVPTSLHTAVNQVLTALEPSGTALQPAVHSVPAGLYTPVKPVSLALHAPVKPVPTELHLPVNQGSPPMQAQLKPVPAALHLTVNQVSMPLHLPVNQVPAALEPPVNPVTAVVERPVKPVPAALQAPLKTVPVALQPAVNSVPTALQPPVNPVARALEHPVNKVPAQLQPAMNPVPAALQPLLNPVPAVLHSRVNLGCTALQPPVKSVARHCSIQGNPCPLNWSLQLSQ from the exons ATGAACACAGTGCCCacggctctgcagcctccagtgaagccagtgcctgCCTTACGGCATTCCCCATTGAACCTTTGGTCCGCagcactgcagccgccagtaaagccatTGCCCACAGCATTGCGGCCACAAGTGAAACCCGTGCCCACAGGACTgaagcctccagttatcccagtgatccgtgcactGGAGTCTGCAGGGAACCCA cctgcagtgaacccagggcctCTGGGTCTCTACCCTCCAGTAAAGCCAGTGTCCCTgacactgcaccctgcagtgaacccagtgcccacggcactatTCCACCCCGGGGAAAAAGTGCCTGCGACACTgcagcctgctgtgaacccagtgcccgcggctctgcagcctccattgatgCCAGTGCACGCCGTACTGCACTCTGCAGTGAACCTTGGGTCTGCGGCACTTGAGCCACGAGTaaagccagtgcccgcggcattgcagcctccagtgaaacacgTGCCAactgcactgcagcctccagttatcAAAGTGATCCGTGCACTACAGtctgcattgaacccagtgcctacagcactgcaccctgcagtgaacccaatTCTGACtgcactgcaggttccagggatcCCAGTGCATATGGCACtacagcctccagtgaacaaagt tgaagccagtgtcctTGGCACTGCACGCTCCAATGAAGCCAGGGCCCGCGGAACTTTACCTTCCAGTGAACCAAGGATCCCCGCCAATGCAGGCTCCAGTGAAGCTTGTGCCCGCGACACTGCACCCTCCTGTGAACCAAGTGTCTGCgccactgcaccttccagtgaacccagtgaccGCTGCAGtggagcctccagtgaagccagtgcctgTGGCACTGCAGGCACCACTGAAACCA actgctatgaacccagtgcttGCAGCTCTGCAATCTCCATTGAAGCCAGTGCCTGCTGTACTGCACTCTCGAGTGAACACAGGGTCGCGGCACTGCAGCCCCCAGTaaagccagtgcccgcggcatTGCAGCCCCCAGTGAAACACGTGCCAactgcactgcagcctccagttgTCAAAGTGATCCatgcactgcagtctgcagtgaacccagtgcccacatcACTGCACACTGCAGTGAACCAAGTTCTGACtgcact tgaacccagtggcacagcactgcagcctgcagtgcaCTCAGTGCCTGCGGGTCTCtacactccagtgaagccagtgtcctTGGCACTGCAcgctccagtgaagccagtgcccacggAACTGCACCTTCCCGTGAACCAAGGGTCCCCGCCAATGCAGGCTCAAttgaagccagtgcccgcggcactgcaccttACTGTGAACCAAGTGTCTATgccactgcaccttccagtgaaccaAGTTCCCGCtgcactggagcctccagtgaacccagtgaccGCTGTAGTGGAGcgtccagtgaagccagtgcccgcagcactgcaggcACCACTGAAAACAgttcccgtggcactgcagcctgcagtgaactcAGTtcccacggcactgcagcctccagtgaacccagtggcCAGGGCACTAGAACATCctgtgaacaaagtgcccgcgcaactgcagcctgctatgaacccggTGCCCGCGGCTCTGCAACCTCTATTGAATCCAGTGCCTGCCGTACTGCACTCTCGAGTGAACCTAGGGTGCACGGCACTGCAGCCCCCAGTAAAGTCAGTGGCACGGCATTGCAGCATCCAGGGAAACCCCTGCCCACTGAACTggagcctccagttatcccagtga